Proteins from a genomic interval of Zingiber officinale cultivar Zhangliang chromosome 1B, Zo_v1.1, whole genome shotgun sequence:
- the LOC121967469 gene encoding uncharacterized protein At5g19025-like isoform X2, which translates to MRSSSSSSKQFKRHPSASHAGGASHSIFTSTITICPSCKSSPSAATFDLLLLLLALASSAFLIASSLSHVVRSLSLLIPSFPLRQPPFPYLAGFLLSLVAFAAAAHFSCRLPLPLRRRCGRPRCLGLKKALEFDVQLQTEECIRSPDPVQSTAWKGIDDLPWKGGQQGNNPDYECLRAELRRMAPPNGRAVLLFRARCGCPLSKLEGWGPKRGNRRHKK; encoded by the exons AtgcgctcctcctcctcctcttccaagCAATTCAAGCGCCACCCGTCAGCCTCCCACGCCGGCGGTGCATCCCACAGCATCTTTACCTCCACCATCACCATCTGTCCATCCTGCAAAAGCTCCCCTTCCGCTGCTACCTtcgatctcctcctcctcctcctcgccctAGCCTCTTCCGCTTTCCTCATCGCCTCTTCCCTCTCCCACGTCGTCCGTTCCCTCTCACTCCTCATCCCCTCATTCCCTCTCCGCCAGCCACCTTTCCCTTACCTTGCCGGTTTCCTCCTTTCACTAGTTGCCTTCGCTGCTGCAGCCCATTTCTCCTGCCGCCTCCCCCTCCCTCTCCGCCGCCGATGCGGCAGGCCACGTTGCCTCGGCCTCAAGAAGGCCCTCGAGTTCGATGTTCAGCTTCAGACCGAGGAGTGCATCCGATCGCCTGACCCTGTACAATCCACTGCCTGGAAAGGCATCGACGATCTTCCCTGGAAGGGTGGACAGCAAGGGAATAATCCTGACTACGAGTGCCTACGCGCAGAGCTCAGGAGGATGGCGCCGCCTAATGGTCGCGCGGTGTTGCTCTTTCGAGCCCGATGCGGGTGCCCCCTTTCCAAGCTCGAGGGCTGGGGTCCCAAGCGGGGCAATCGTAGGCACAAAAA GTAG
- the LOC121967469 gene encoding uncharacterized protein At5g19025-like isoform X1, whose product MRSSSSSSKQFKRHPSASHAGGASHSIFTSTITICPSCKSSPSAATFDLLLLLLALASSAFLIASSLSHVVRSLSLLIPSFPLRQPPFPYLAGFLLSLVAFAAAAHFSCRLPLPLRRRCGRPRCLGLKKALEFDVQLQTEECIRSPDPVQSTAWKGIDDLPWKGGQQGNNPDYECLRAELRRMAPPNGRAVLLFRARCGCPLSKLEGWGPKRGNRRHKKTSANLAIELGEG is encoded by the coding sequence AtgcgctcctcctcctcctcttccaagCAATTCAAGCGCCACCCGTCAGCCTCCCACGCCGGCGGTGCATCCCACAGCATCTTTACCTCCACCATCACCATCTGTCCATCCTGCAAAAGCTCCCCTTCCGCTGCTACCTtcgatctcctcctcctcctcctcgccctAGCCTCTTCCGCTTTCCTCATCGCCTCTTCCCTCTCCCACGTCGTCCGTTCCCTCTCACTCCTCATCCCCTCATTCCCTCTCCGCCAGCCACCTTTCCCTTACCTTGCCGGTTTCCTCCTTTCACTAGTTGCCTTCGCTGCTGCAGCCCATTTCTCCTGCCGCCTCCCCCTCCCTCTCCGCCGCCGATGCGGCAGGCCACGTTGCCTCGGCCTCAAGAAGGCCCTCGAGTTCGATGTTCAGCTTCAGACCGAGGAGTGCATCCGATCGCCTGACCCTGTACAATCCACTGCCTGGAAAGGCATCGACGATCTTCCCTGGAAGGGTGGACAGCAAGGGAATAATCCTGACTACGAGTGCCTACGCGCAGAGCTCAGGAGGATGGCGCCGCCTAATGGTCGCGCGGTGTTGCTCTTTCGAGCCCGATGCGGGTGCCCCCTTTCCAAGCTCGAGGGCTGGGGTCCCAAGCGGGGCAATCGTAGGCACAAAAA